From Cecembia calidifontis, one genomic window encodes:
- a CDS encoding IS30 family transposase → MNKFKHLSQEQRYQIEALFRNGTSQTKIAAIIGVNKSTVSRELQRNTGKRGRYSGEYKAAVAQNRTDERHRLKRKRIKFTESLKEEARKFLVVDKLSPELISVTWKKQGKEGVCHETLYNWIFTAKKSSHWRYRRDRELYKNLRHGKRKRKRGNYRHTRGIIRERVPIDQRPPVVEKRQRIGDIEVDLMMGKNHKSALLVLVDRATLVTTIEKLDGKNADIIEQKIAKRIQRIGASFFKSITFDNDMAFANHYKIRDKFNIPTFFTRPYTSQDKGTVENRIGLIRAFLPKGTDLNQISREQIQNIETKINNRPIRKFNYLSPIECLMKKLGVAFMT, encoded by the coding sequence ATGAATAAATTTAAACATCTCAGCCAGGAACAAAGGTACCAAATAGAGGCTTTATTTAGAAACGGAACTTCCCAGACCAAAATCGCTGCGATTATCGGTGTCAACAAAAGTACTGTATCCAGAGAACTTCAAAGAAATACCGGCAAGAGGGGCCGTTATAGCGGTGAATATAAGGCTGCAGTTGCCCAGAACCGTACAGACGAAAGACATAGACTCAAGAGAAAGCGAATCAAATTTACCGAGTCCCTTAAAGAAGAGGCCCGCAAATTCCTTGTTGTTGACAAATTGAGCCCAGAGCTAATATCGGTCACCTGGAAGAAACAAGGTAAAGAAGGGGTTTGTCATGAGACACTCTACAACTGGATATTTACTGCCAAAAAAAGTAGCCATTGGAGATACCGAAGGGACAGGGAGCTTTACAAGAATCTCCGGCATGGTAAAAGAAAGCGTAAGAGAGGTAATTACAGGCATACCAGAGGAATTATCAGGGAGAGAGTTCCAATTGACCAAAGGCCTCCTGTAGTTGAAAAAAGACAAAGGATAGGAGATATTGAAGTAGACCTTATGATGGGGAAAAACCACAAATCAGCTCTTTTGGTACTGGTGGACAGGGCAACCTTGGTTACTACCATAGAGAAACTTGATGGTAAAAATGCAGATATCATTGAACAGAAAATAGCAAAGAGAATACAGAGAATTGGTGCTTCGTTCTTCAAATCAATCACTTTCGATAATGATATGGCATTCGCAAACCATTATAAAATCAGAGATAAATTCAATATCCCAACATTCTTTACAAGACCATACACTTCACAGGATAAAGGAACAGTGGAAAACAGAATCGGACTTATCAGGGCTTTCCTGCCAAAGGGTACTGACCTCAATCAAATCTCTCGGGAACAGATCCAAAATATAGAAACCAAAATCAATAACAGGCCAATAAGAAAGTTTAATTATCTTAGTCCTATCGAATGTCTAATGAAAAAATTAGGCGTTGCATTTATGACTTGA
- a CDS encoding CRISPR-associated endonuclease Cas3'': MLVFSHSKEINGSKIGSKQLIEHIKGVLDKAVFGYYDQLSFSDKYSTLDILKHICWLHDFGKYTKYFQDYLIYPEKADNLLKSHSNLGAVVTYNLMESISPEIALIGYYLIKLHHSNLKDFESTIDPVGYREKIELEKFNLQIKALHDYSELLGFLYSSHKCNTKGLREGT, encoded by the coding sequence ATGTTGGTATTCTCACACAGTAAAGAAATTAATGGATCCAAAATAGGTTCAAAGCAGCTTATCGAACATATTAAGGGCGTTCTTGATAAAGCTGTTTTTGGTTATTATGATCAATTAAGTTTTTCTGATAAATATTCAACATTGGATATTTTAAAACATATCTGTTGGCTTCATGACTTTGGCAAATACACTAAATATTTTCAGGACTATTTGATTTACCCTGAAAAAGCAGATAATCTGTTAAAAAGTCATTCCAACTTAGGAGCCGTTGTAACATACAACTTAATGGAAAGTATTTCTCCGGAAATTGCATTAATTGGATATTACCTAATTAAGCTTCATCATTCCAATTTGAAAGATTTTGAGTCAACGATTGATCCAGTTGGATACAGAGAAAAGATAGAACTTGAGAAGTTTAATTTGCAGATAAAGGCATTACATGATTATTCTGAATTATTGGGATTCCTATATTCAAGTCATAAATGCAACACTAAGGGTTTAAGGGAAGGAACCTAG
- the cas5 gene encoding CRISPR-associated protein Cas5 has translation MDVLSFDICGKFAHFRKFHANNTALSYSIPPRTTIIGIIAGIMGREKNSYYEEFSSENMRIGIRVVSDIRKSFHRLNYLMIKSKDDFTGKNGRVQTPFEVITGNSIREGKVVYRVFISDQEGSKSKNTENLQEILINQKSSYNASLGLANFNASIENVKFWQKVNTIQVNNEFVNIHSACNSADVSELEFLEEAAFKFNFVEEELLPADFKANNDRELKAMNRVLYTTRNFPLRVKLKGTYHELKEENEIQRIQFLENVGILTQ, from the coding sequence ATGGATGTATTGTCATTCGATATTTGCGGGAAATTTGCTCATTTTAGAAAATTCCATGCCAACAATACAGCATTAAGTTATTCCATACCTCCTAGAACCACTATCATTGGAATCATCGCAGGAATTATGGGGAGAGAAAAAAACTCATATTATGAAGAGTTTTCTTCTGAAAATATGAGAATTGGGATACGGGTAGTTTCTGATATAAGGAAAAGTTTCCATAGACTAAATTATCTTATGATTAAAAGTAAGGATGACTTCACTGGAAAAAATGGAAGAGTCCAGACCCCCTTTGAAGTAATCACTGGAAATTCCATAAGAGAAGGTAAAGTAGTCTACAGGGTTTTTATTTCAGATCAAGAAGGTTCGAAATCCAAGAATACCGAAAATCTGCAAGAAATTCTTATTAACCAAAAAAGCTCATATAATGCAAGTCTTGGCCTAGCGAATTTTAATGCATCTATTGAAAATGTTAAGTTTTGGCAAAAAGTAAATACAATTCAAGTTAATAATGAGTTTGTTAACATTCATTCTGCTTGTAATAGTGCAGATGTCAGTGAATTAGAATTTTTAGAGGAAGCAGCTTTTAAATTTAATTTTGTAGAGGAGGAACTACTACCGGCCGATTTTAAAGCAAATAATGACCGGGAGTTAAAAGCAATGAATAGGGTTCTTTACACCACTAGAAACTTTCCTTTGAGAGTTAAATTAAAGGGAACCTACCATGAGTTAAAGGAGGAAAATGAAATTCAAAGAATTCAATTTTTAGAAAATGTTGGTATTCTCACACAGTAA